The Nostoc sp. 'Lobaria pulmonaria (5183) cyanobiont' DNA window AAATATCAAGATTTTCTGCAAAATCCTTGGCTGACAAGAACGATTAACTGCGCTAGCGATCTAAAATGACACTGTTAATCGGTAAACCAAAAGCAATTAAGTTCAATATATGGTGCGTCAACGCTCGATTTTTTCATTTTTCCTAGTACTATTGGCCACATTCCTGATTAGTTGTGGTGGCCCTGGTGTTGCGGTGGCACCTCCGACTTACACAGCAGTACAACTTGAAAAAATTCAGGCTTATGTTCCTGAAATTCAGGCTGTACGAGATCGCTCACAAGAGTTGACAACTCTAATAAAACAAGGTGATTGGATCAATGTGCGTAACTTTATACATGGGCCCATAACAGAAGCAAAGCTGAATCTGACTTATGTCACTCCCAACCTTCTACCCAAAGACCAACCCGCAGCACGTCAAATAACGCGAGATTTTTTTAAAGACCTGGTTAAACTCGATAAAGCTACTAGTGCTGGCAATCCTCTAGTTGCCTTGAACCAATCCCAGGCTGCTTTCGCAGACATTGACAAATTCCTCGACCTGCTTCCTAAGACCAGCAGAGAAGCAGAGGCAAGTTA harbors:
- the psbQ gene encoding photosystem II protein PsbQ, with protein sequence MVRQRSIFSFFLVLLATFLISCGGPGVAVAPPTYTAVQLEKIQAYVPEIQAVRDRSQELTTLIKQGDWINVRNFIHGPITEAKLNLTYVTPNLLPKDQPAARQITRDFFKDLVKLDKATSAGNPLVALNQSQAAFADIDKFLDLLPKTSREAEAS